TTGGCGTGGTCTTAATAGACTATATGAACTGAAGGCAGGCTTTGAGCTAGCCCAAATTTGTGGGTAATTAAATGCCAAGGATGGTGGGAATGCAGTTAATGCATGGAGCATTTAACTGTCACACCAATCACCTATTAATATAGGCTCATGGGGCTTCGTCACTTGATGGCCTCACCAAAAAAAACCCTTCGCATTGGGTATAGTCATTCATGATGCTTTAGATGAGTCGCCTCTACATTAAACTCTCTTAAAAATCGCTGAAGGCGTTTATAATTGGATGTAGATAAGGCCATTCCATAAAAGATGTATACCACTTGAGTCAGGTAAGTCAATCGAGCTTTCACCAATGCAATAATATATTGAGCAAGTAGTACTACTCAGACTTGATGCCAGCCAAAAACCCCTTTAAGCTCTTTAGCCAGTGAGTTAATCTCTCTCATTTGTTGTACATGACCCTCACATAACAAATTAAATGGTTCTCTAAAATGGAATTTATTTTTTACTTGGCACCATTATTTGGTGGCGTTGGTATTGCCTTACTCCCAGGAGTGAATAACTTTATAGCTCAATATACAGGACGCGCCGGATTCGCCATATTGCTTAACTTTCTCCTAGGAGCAGTTGTTTTAACAAGTATTTACTTGCTTTTTTCAACGGTATACCTAGCCAAGTTAAAAGAAATTCCTTTATGGAGCTTTCTAGGGGGACTCTATGGAACTGTAACTGTAGTGGTTATGACTATCACTCCTGCAAAACTTGGCATTGGTAAAACATTGGCTGTTTTTATAACAGCACGATTAACATCTGCAACAGTTATTGACCACTTTGGTTGGTTTCAAATGCTACAAGAGTTAATCAGCTTTTTACAGGTTGTAGGAATAGGACTGGCTGTTATTGGGACCTTATTTATTTTACGAGTGCGAGCCAAACAAAGTTTCTCCCAAAAAACTATCATGATTTATTGCTTGCTATGTTTTCTTTCAGGCATATTCAGCTCACTCCAATCCACTACCAATGCTTCTCTTTTGCAGCAGACAAATGATATGGTCTTTGTAACTTGGCTTAACTTTATCGAAAACCTTCTATGTTTTTTGGTTTTCTATAAAATATTTAGTCGTCAAAAACTCCATATTTTTCATCCTCAAAAAGTATATATTTGGGGACTACTCTCAGTGTTATGCTCATTAACCGTGATCTCTATGATGGCATTAGGTTCATCAACCATTGGAGTGGCAAATACTGTTGTGCTATCAATTGTTACCCAAATGATTACCAGTATTATTATTGACCATTTTGGCTGGTTGAGGGTCGCACAACACTCTTTCAACAGCAAGTCTCTGATAGGGCTATTGCTACTACTATCAGGTGCTTATTCTGTCATCAGTTACTGATATTATACAAAAGGCTAAATGCTTACTTAATAAGGACATAAAATATGAACACGCTCTCTTCTCTTGCTAGTGCAACAGCGATAAAAGCTTATGATATAGTTGGTCAATATAATCAAGATCGAATTAACGGGTTCAGTGATTATTTTCTAGACGCATTTATTGATATGCTACAGCTTGAATCAGCTGCAAATGTACTGGATGCAATGGGAGGAAACGGTAACCTAACTCACCGTATGATCAATTACTGTGTAACACATAATATTGAGTTACCAACCTTTACATTATTGGAGTATTCATCTGTTCAAACAAATTTAGCTCGCTCAACTCTTCATAAGGATAACGTTTATATAGTAAATGGGGACGTACTAACCATGACCGACCTTGAGTCTGGAAAACAACTACCTAAAGCTAGCTTCGACCGTGTGGTAATCAAAAGTGGTAACCATGAAATTCCTTTAAAAAATCAACATCAACTTTACTATAGTGTATTTAAAGCACTTAAGCCTGGTGGGCTTTTTATCAATCTTGGTTTTTTGTTTACTGATAGCCAAGAACGTAAGGAATTTACGAAAATAACCAATGTAAAAGACAAACTCATAGGAGCAATGGATGCTGTAGCTAACCGATACTTTCTATTGAAGGATGAATTTTACGATTTATTAACACAGGTAGGATTTAAAACCATTGAGTGCAACACTACTTTTGAATATACGATCTGCTCGAAAACAGCTGAAAAGGAATATTTTTCAAATGCCAGCCATGCAATGGATGATATATTAGCGGCACAACGACAAGCTAAAACCTTACTAAAGCACCAGCGTATACAACTGAACGATGTGGGGAGTACCATGTACTTACCTGGCGAAATCACTATTGCTACTAAGCCTTATTAGTAACTTCAACATAGCTGCCTGATATTGAACGCCATAATTCTAGTGTGTAGATAAAAATGATACTCCCAAGTTTGGGACCATCCTATGCAATGAATGTAACTTGCCTGCGATAAAGTCCTTACACTGGGGGAGTGTCATGCTCCCTTTTTTGTCAGAGAGTACATACATTTGTTCAAAATCTTTGGACCCGTCTTATCAGCATAAACCACTATGGACTCAATAAGCAGGACCTATTGTCAACGATTACTCGATCGAACAAGCTTCATTATTCGGGCTATAGGTGTATTCAACATATCCTGATTCAGCATCTATCAGAAACTGCCAACTGGCTTTACTTGTACTGTTATTATCAAAGAAGCAATAATGGTTATTTTTAATGAAGCTCAACTCTCTGGTAAATTGCTTTAAGTCGTTTAAAGGTATAGTGAAATTACCTTGTGAGGTATTAATGTCTAGATTATTTTTGGTTGTAATATTTACTGTTGTTGTAGGCAGAATATCAGGTAGCCAGCCTCGTGCAAATAGTTTATCTTGTTTTGCCTCAGCATATGAAGTGTAGCTGCTACTAGTATCGTCACTACATCCTGATAGAACAGTTATAACAACCAATACAAGAAAATGCTTCATTCTAAAACCTTATTGTTTAGTGATATTTCCAAGCCTTTTAGCCCTTATTCGGCTTAGACCCCGAACCACTATTAAAGCAAACATCAATAAAAAGGGGAATATTATCAGTAATAAAATACTCATTACAAAAATACCAACCTTAGCCTTTTCACCTGGATGATCAGCCAAGCAGACATCCTCTCCCCCCACCTTTTCAGTGAATGATGATAAATCTCCATTCGAACAGTAAGGGATAAATTTCATGCCTAGAGGTGGTGCATGTGCTGGTTCAGCAATAAAGTCTTTAAGGGGCATTAGTTGAAAATAAATATTCACTGTTGCCAGTAGAACTATTAATATTAACTCATACTTAATTATTTTTTTAACCATAAAATAGAACGATTTTTCAGTTTTCTCGAAGTGGACTTTCAGTCACTCAATACTATTTTTTATATGTGCAGATTTCATGGTTAAAACAAGTAAATTATGTGCAGATTTTGTGCATAGGCTTTTTAATAGCATAAACTAATCCTAAAGTAGCAAACATCCTTTACATTAACAGCTAGATACTGCTGATTTACTTTCAAATTTACCATTCTTTAAGTAGTTCTTTACCTCTTTTATGACCAAGTTATTGCTCATGATAAAAGGATGTGTGGTGGGTAATGCGATAAAGCCGCACATACCTTCTACTTTGGTGCGCTCTACTGAAACCTTACCATCATCAGGATTGGGTAGAAAGGTTGATAATATTAAGTTTATTGATTGTGTACCTGCAATAACCCCTAGCTCAAAATTTACTGGTCCAAGCTGACTAGGAATACTATTTTTATCTGTGCCCAACTGCCTACCAGCCGGACCATTTATCAAGCCAAAGCCAGGTACATTTTTTAAGTTGTCAACTACTTCACTTCCTTGATTAGGAGGAGCTAACATTACAACTCTTTTGACGTGCATTGGTGTATGCTGCTGATAATATTGACGTACTAATATACCACCCAGTGAGTGAGTGACATAATTCACAGGAATAGCATTCTGTTTTTTACACTGCTTTAAGCCTTCTGAGACAGCTATTTCAGCTAGCACCTCAACAGGTTTATCTCTTGAGGGATAATCAATATTGACAACGTAAAAGCCTACTTTGCTGAGTTCAATTGCAAGCTTTTCCATAGAACTTGCAGTTCTCACAAGACCATGCAGTAATACTACACATTCTTGAGAAAGGCTTGTTATGGAATATAGTGAAAAAAATACAGTTAATACTATTCTTCTAATTGTCATTCATTGCCACCTCTTTGTTATTACTTTGAATTTATAGGCAAATATTGATATAAAAATGTTAATACACGCTTTTCATAGATTGCCTTTACTACATGATGAAAGTTGGCATGACCAACCCCAGGAACAATCCATAAGCTTTTTGAGGATGAGTTGATATTATTATACAACCACTGTGTATCTTCTAGTGTGGTACGAGTATCTTGCTCCCCACCAATAACTAAGAAGGGCTTCATAATATTTCCAACCTTTTTTACTAGCTGTAAATTTGTCGCCTTAATCCCCAACCTCAATGGCAATTGATAAGAGAGCAGAGGCTCAAAGTAAGCTCCCCACTTCCCCATTCGAGCAGTAAGTCGATTAATAATTGCTTTTTCAATCGTTGGGTAAACAGACTCTATAACTATTGCTTCAACTGGTAATGGCATGTCACTTAATACAGTGGCCGCACCACCTAAAGATGTGCCAATAATTCCTACTATTTTAAGATTGGCTTGCCGCTTAAAAAAGCGAATGGCCAGCTCTGCATCTTTCGTTTCTAAATACCCAAATGTTTTATATTCCCCATCACTGGCACCATGCGCCCTTAAATCAAATAACATCACTGAATAGCCAGCCTGATATAGAAACTTGGCTCTTGATAACATAGATAAGCGATTACTTTGATTACCATGCATTAATAACACACCCGCATTGGAAACGGGATTCTTTACCAACCATCCTTTAAGCTGAATATTACCCTCACCTCTAAAACTAACTGTTGATAATGGCAAGCTTATTTCAGGTTTAATAATGTTACTTGGAGTTGGACGAATAAGTTGTGCCCCAACAGTGTAAAGAGTGACTAAGGCCAGAGTAAGAAAAACTACGACGCACCCTACAATTAACTTATTTATTATTTTTTTAATAACCATATACCTCTTATGACATCCAATTTTCCAGCAGCACTTAAGAGGGGCATTAGAGAAAACAATAGTATTAGATTTCGAACCAGCTTCATTCAGTGACCTTAGTACTCTTCTTTAAAGCAAAATATCTTTCAGAAAAGTCTGGTCTCTGTCAATCAATAAGTTGTTTAACTTAAAAGTATCATCTGTTGATACTAATAGTATTATTTCAAGTGTAGTGTAAAAATCATAACCAGGTGCAATGCAGCTAATTTGATGCCCCCTACTATAATAACTGCTGATTATTCATACTTACTAGTTAATGGTAGCTTGCCCCAAAATGCCAGTACAGAAACCAAAGCGATTGAAATTATTAACTGTAAGTTAATAATCAGCTCTTTATAGTTTGCACTCAACCAAACTCTAGACTCATATCCCGCTCGAAATGCTTGCTCAAGGGTTATATAATGCTGGCCCAACATTAGTTTATTTTTCAAGACTCAGTCTTTTATGCCATTGGGCAATGCTTTCTTCAGGATATTCAGAAAAACACTTATCGTTTGGTTTTTTTTCAACCTCTACCCAGCTACTTTTACTACGCAACATCAAATGTGTTCTTTCTGGAGG
Above is a genomic segment from Spartinivicinus poritis containing:
- a CDS encoding esterase/lipase family protein, giving the protein MTIRRIVLTVFFSLYSITSLSQECVVLLHGLVRTASSMEKLAIELSKVGFYVVNIDYPSRDKPVEVLAEIAVSEGLKQCKKQNAIPVNYVTHSLGGILVRQYYQQHTPMHVKRVVMLAPPNQGSEVVDNLKNVPGFGLINGPAGRQLGTDKNSIPSQLGPVNFELGVIAGTQSINLILSTFLPNPDDGKVSVERTKVEGMCGFIALPTTHPFIMSNNLVIKEVKNYLKNGKFESKSAVSSC
- a CDS encoding class I SAM-dependent methyltransferase, with the protein product MNTLSSLASATAIKAYDIVGQYNQDRINGFSDYFLDAFIDMLQLESAANVLDAMGGNGNLTHRMINYCVTHNIELPTFTLLEYSSVQTNLARSTLHKDNVYIVNGDVLTMTDLESGKQLPKASFDRVVIKSGNHEIPLKNQHQLYYSVFKALKPGGLFINLGFLFTDSQERKEFTKITNVKDKLIGAMDAVANRYFLLKDEFYDLLTQVGFKTIECNTTFEYTICSKTAEKEYFSNASHAMDDILAAQRQAKTLLKHQRIQLNDVGSTMYLPGEITIATKPY
- a CDS encoding alpha/beta hydrolase, whose protein sequence is MVIKKIINKLIVGCVVVFLTLALVTLYTVGAQLIRPTPSNIIKPEISLPLSTVSFRGEGNIQLKGWLVKNPVSNAGVLLMHGNQSNRLSMLSRAKFLYQAGYSVMLFDLRAHGASDGEYKTFGYLETKDAELAIRFFKRQANLKIVGIIGTSLGGAATVLSDMPLPVEAIVIESVYPTIEKAIINRLTARMGKWGAYFEPLLSYQLPLRLGIKATNLQLVKKVGNIMKPFLVIGGEQDTRTTLEDTQWLYNNINSSSKSLWIVPGVGHANFHHVVKAIYEKRVLTFLYQYLPINSK
- a CDS encoding DMT family transporter, whose translation is MEFIFYLAPLFGGVGIALLPGVNNFIAQYTGRAGFAILLNFLLGAVVLTSIYLLFSTVYLAKLKEIPLWSFLGGLYGTVTVVVMTITPAKLGIGKTLAVFITARLTSATVIDHFGWFQMLQELISFLQVVGIGLAVIGTLFILRVRAKQSFSQKTIMIYCLLCFLSGIFSSLQSTTNASLLQQTNDMVFVTWLNFIENLLCFLVFYKIFSRQKLHIFHPQKVYIWGLLSVLCSLTVISMMALGSSTIGVANTVVLSIVTQMITSIIIDHFGWLRVAQHSFNSKSLIGLLLLLSGAYSVISY